A portion of the Gossypium arboreum isolate Shixiya-1 chromosome 8, ASM2569848v2, whole genome shotgun sequence genome contains these proteins:
- the LOC108460835 gene encoding uncharacterized protein LOC108460835 — MRDAERCRNGESAPLVAQNDKGFDGLIPQLFTSLPALNEAVSCLAQTTTYFTGCFSDYAVEPSTRDSGDSVVHAQELETFSSVQTEDIVIGDHPFSSESTSTLAESSSLVNATSGNHVGIAKATAGDPSENTGVIVHSNNNGQNGISMFQGLIERAQRTVRGSADDIGWLKRDPEMPPVEDGTEKFAEILDNIRHGLHKLPNTMVYLLVPGLFSNHGPLYFVSTKTSFSKLGLTCHIAKIHSEASVEKNAKEIKDYIEEIYWGSKKRILLLGHSKGGVDAAAALSIYWSDLKDKVAGLAIAQSPYGGSPIASDILREGQLGDYVNIRKLMEILICKVIKGDMQALEDLTYKRRKEFLKKHHLPRELPVVSFHTEAGITPAVLATLSHIAHAELPLTAPLSDGQPARLPVVMPLGAVMAACAQLLRVRYSEKSDGVVARCDAEAPGSVVVRPKRKLDHAWMVYSSLNDDPSEADAAQVCEALLTLVVEVGQKKRRELSMKDE; from the exons ATGAGGGATGCTGAAAGATGCAGAAATGGAGAATCAGCTCCGTTGGTG GCACAAAATGACAAGGGATTTGATGGGCTTATTCCTCAATTATTTACCTCATTACCAGCTCTAAATGAAGCTGTTTCGTGTCTTGCTCAAACAACTACTTACTTTACTGGTTGTTTTTCTGATTATGCTG TGGAACCTTCCACCAGAGATTCAGGGGATTCCGTTGTACATGCACAAGAATTAGAAACGTTTTCTTCTGTACAGACTGAGGATATCGTGATTGGTGATCATCCTTTTTCTAGTGAAAGCACCTCCACGTTGGCTGAATCCTCTAGTCTTGTAAATGCTACCTCTGGTAACCATGTTGGAATAGCAAAGGCCACTGCTGGAGATCCATCTGAAAATACTGGTGTGATTGTACATTCAAATAATAATGGGCAAAATGGGATTTCCATGTTTCAAGG GCTTATTGAAAGAGCACAGAGGACCGTTCGTGGATCTGCTGATGATATAGGATGGTTGAAGCGTGATCCTGAGATGCCTCCAGTTGAAGACGGAACTGAGAAGTTTGCTGAAATTTTAGACAATATTAG GCATGGTCTGCACAAGCTGCCAAACACAATGGTTTATTTATTGGTTCCAG GTCTTTTCAGCAACCATGGCCCCCTATACTTTGTCAGCACAAAAACAAGTTTCTCAAAATTGGGTCTAACTTGCCATATTGCCAAAATTCACAGTGAG GCTTCAGTCGAGAAAAATGCCAAAGAAATAAAGGATTACATTGAGGAAATTTATTGGGGTTCCAAGAAACGCATTTTGCTTCTTGGACATAGCAAAGGTGGCGTAGATGCAGCGGCTGCTTTATCTATCTATTGGTCTGACTTGAAAGATAAAGTTGCTGGGTTGGCAATAGCACAGAGTCCGTATGGTGGAAGCCCTATAGCTTCAGATATCTTGAGAGAAGGTCAACTCGGTGATTATGTTAATATACGGAAACTTATGGAGATTCTGATTTGTAAAGTGATTAAG GGGGACATGCAAGCTTTAGAAGACTTGACTTACAAGcggaggaaggaatttttgaagaAACACCATTTACCTCGGGAACTTCCTGTTGTTTCTTTCCATACCGAAGCCGGCATCACTCCTGCTGTTTTAGCAACATTGTCTCATATTGCTCATGCGGAGCTACCATTGACGGCTCCCCTTTCTGATGGCCAACCAGCAAGGTTGCCAGTGGTCATGCCCCTCGGTGCTGTGATGGCTGCATGTGCCCAGTTGCTGCGGGTTAGATACAGTGAAAAGAGTGATGGGGTTGTGGCACGCTGTGATGCAGAAGCCCCAGGATCTGTTGTGGTACGGCCAAAACGGAAACTAGATCATGCCTGGATGGTTTATTCATCATTGAATGATGACCCTTCTGAAGCAGATGCGGCACAAGTGTGCGAGGCTCTCTTAACGCTGGTTGTGGAAGTTGGGCAGAAAAAAAGACGTGAACTCTCAATGAAAGATGAATGA